One segment of Triticum aestivum cultivar Chinese Spring chromosome 2A, IWGSC CS RefSeq v2.1, whole genome shotgun sequence DNA contains the following:
- the LOC123190834 gene encoding replication factor A protein 1 gives MSGQRMSLLSQINDREMFWNAKVLVSRIWHYRGGTDEGAIMHTDIVVLDKEGTHMYGRIPTEPAIRLQDVLREGSVYLMKRFMCKPSKPTYRAVDSPFMMQFTRFTTVDPVVDDEEDFPYCTYSLMSFSDIPIPGPHTPHFIDVIGRIIVVTHIVVVHSQHQAGPSDTRTLVLQDQIGNEISLVLWGARAHEFEAEEVRAASESTAVIAIFVGTLPKAYRGIKGLSGSSACRWYIDEDLPEMNAFCASLAEGLPAVTAHIPGEQAIVPAPVREPPVELSVQELLALDPFDNLKKQFIVKVTITGLGSDNRWWFLSCRKCHKTAYTSGRQYRCSDYGCSSIIADPSYCVCTFGSDGANEAEFMFFDRAAKQVIGKPLMTLIHRKYPGFTSALDLAQIGGSDVGLPVEISRLVTQKYRLVVSISNKSFQPASTQLSFQVGRIDETFKPDLVPFASTSASSASGASSSAEGSDMTVPIPTSFSIGSSTLVVLPLDEMNTPISAFKGKGHAIVSKTPSRSPCPKSARRKLFIGPPKSKGTDLPASVSNVTAQAGKVVAVTQTEEIAAAGNVVQPTPMPTVGQETETTTAEDPKIIIPDPSKAKRTNNPSKGVGVPKFFHGVVVPCCNLNMYIQVSSMFCLLIK, from the exons ATGTCGGGCCAGAGGATGAGCCTTCTCTCCCAAATCAATGACAGAGAGATGTTCTGGAATGCTAAGGTTCTGGTGTCCCGCATCTGGCACTACCGAGGTGGGACCGATGAAGGTGCCATTATGCATACTGACATTGTGGTGCTTGACAAAGAG GGAACCCACATGTATGGCCGGATCCCTACTGAGCCAGCTATCCGCCTGCAAGATGTCTTGCGGGAAGGCAGTGTTTATCTAATGAAGAGGTTCATGTGCAAACCATCAAAGCCCACTTACAGGGCTGTTGACAGCCCATTTATGATGCAGTTCACTCGCTTTACTACTGTTGATCCTGTGGTGGATGATGAAGAAGATTTCCCATACTGCACTTACAGCCTTATGTCCTTCTCGGATATCCCAATACCAGGCCCACACACTCCTCACTTTATCG ATGTGATTGGCCGAATTATTGTTGTCACACACATTGTTGTTGTACACTCACAGCATCAAGCTGGTCCTTCAGATACCAGGACTCTGGTTCTCCAGGATCAAAT CGGAAATGAAATCAGCCTTGTTCTCTGGGGTGCTCGAGCCCATGAGTTCGAGGCAGAAGAGGTCCGTGCTGCAAGTGAATCCACAGCTGTCATTGCTATCTTTGTAGGAACACTGCCAAAAGCATACCGAG GTATTAAAGGCCTGAGTGGTAGCTCTGCATGCCGCTGGTACATTGATGAGGACCTGCCAGAGATGAATGCCTTTTGTGCTAG CCTTGCAGAAGGGCTTCCTGCCGTCACTGCTCACATCCCAGGAGAACAAGCGATTGTTCCAGCACCTGTTCGCGAACCTCCCGTTGAACTGAGTGTTCAGGAGCTGCTTGCCCTTGACCCATTTGACAACTTG AAGAAACAGTTTATCGTCAAGGTTACTATCACAGGCTTGGGCTCTGACAACCGCTGGTGGTTCCTCTCATGCCGGAAATGCCATAAAACAGCCTACACCTCCGGAAGGCAGTACCGTTGCTCAGACTATGGCTGTTCTTCTATCATAGCAGATCCTTC ATACTGCGTGTGCACTTTCGGAAGCGATGGCGCAAATGAAGCAGAATTTATGTTCTTTGATAGGGCTGCAAAACAAGTTATTGGCAAGCCACTCATGACTTTGATTCACCGCAAGTACCCAGGTTTTACAAGTGCGCTTGATCTTGCTCAGATAGGAGGTTCTGATGTAGGTTTGCCTGTTGAAATTTCCCGCCTTGTTACCCAGAAGTATAGGCTGGTCGTTTCTATCTCCAACAAGAGTTTTCAGCCTGCAAGCACCCAGCTGTCCTTCCAAGTTGGTAGAATTGATGAAACCTTTAAGCCTGACCTTGTACCCTTTGCATCTACTAGTGCATCATCTGCCTCTGGAGCATCGTCTTCTGCTGAGGGCTCAGACATGACAGTGCCCATTCCCACCTCTTTCTCTATAGGATCGTCTACACTCGTTGTGCTACCTCTCGATGAG ATGAACACTCCTATATCTGCATTCAAAGGAAAAGGACATGCTATTGTGTCTAAAACACCCAG CCGGTCCCCATGCCCAAAAAGTGCTCGCCGCAAGCTTTTTATTGGTCCCCCTAAGTCTAAGGGCACTGACCTACCTGCCTCCGTTAGCAACGTTACTGCCCAGGCTGGAAAGGTTGTCGCAGTTACCCAAACTGAAGAGATTGCCGCCGCTGGAAATGTTGTTCAGCCTACACCCATGCCAACT GTTGGACAGGAGACTGAAACCACAACTGCTGAGGATCCAAAGATCATCATTCCTGACCCCTCTAAGGCCAAGAG